The Pseudophryne corroboree isolate aPseCor3 chromosome 2, aPseCor3.hap2, whole genome shotgun sequence genome has a segment encoding these proteins:
- the LOC135010052 gene encoding olfactory receptor class A-like protein 1 yields the protein MDPHLLLKAIGFFLLVIIGIPGNIFLLLQFAYIKIYEKKLLPTYIILTVLAMANFLIILSRIIPQFLNSIGVEDLLNDTECKFVIYTYRVNRATSICVTSLLSCHQCILISPTSRAWICLKKNVTQNVGFIIIIVWIMNLSMYPYSILNARARKNISSSPYALHLVYCDADFLTYTAYIVNGTFYAVRDFIFVGLMLLASSYMVYILLQHKRNMTGIRNSERGQRRSAENKASRSVILLVVLYVVLFGLDNSMWIYTLTLSNVNPDMNDIRIFLASSYAALSPIVIIITNPKLQYIWNNQYRSRLFQKNTGSSGLVISISK from the coding sequence ATGGACCCCCACCTTCTCCTGAAAGCTATAGGCTTCTTCCTTCTTGTGATAATCGGGATCCCGGGAAACATCTTCCTTCTTTTGCAATTTGCCTACATCAAAATCTATGAGAAGAAACTTCTACCAACCTACATAATACTGACAGTGTTGGCCATGGCTAATTTTCTTATTATTCTTTCTCGTATCATCCCACAGTTCTTGAATTCCATAGGTGTTGAGGATTTGCTTAATGACACAGAGTGCAAGTTTGTAATCTATACTTACAGAGTAAACAGGGCTACGTCTATATGTGTCACCAGTTTGCTTAGCTGTCACCAGTGTATTCTCATTTCCCCAACATCTAGAGCTTGGATCTGTTTAAAAAAGAATGTGACACAAAATGTGGGGTTCATCATTATAATTGTCTGGATCATGAACCTCTCAATGTACCCTTACAGCATTCTGAATGCTCGTGCCAGGAAAAACATATCATCTTCTCCATATGCTCTCCACCTGGTGTATTGTGATGCTGACTTTCTGACTTACACAGCATATATTGTCAATGGAACATTTTATGCTGTGCGGGATTTTATCTTTGTGGGACTGATGTTGCTGGCAAGCAGTTACATGGTATATATATTGCTTCAACATAAGAGAAATATGACTGGAATTAGGAATTCAGAGAGAGGTCAAAGGAGATCAGCTGAGAACAAGGCTTCACGATCTGTTATACTATTGGTTGTcctttatgtggtgctatttggacTGGATAACTCCATGTGGATTTACACATTAACTCTGTCTAATGTGAACCCTGACATGAATGATATTCGAATATTTCTTGCATCCTCATATGCAGCACTAAGCCCCATAGTAATAATAATTACCAACCCTAAGCTTCAGTACATATGGAATAATCAATATAGGTCGAGGCTTTTTCAGAAAAATACCGGAAGCAGTGGACTGGTGATCTCCATAAGTAAATAA